A single window of Sphingobacterium sp. ML3W DNA harbors:
- a CDS encoding DUF5007 domain-containing protein, producing MKLYRSIRQVVLCGLALLALTSCEKYIPTDQDSLGEDVVYSITDFQPVLGRNTFYNSIVNVGQNTSQPLSFKIVNVRDVDGQPATLFNDKFPVKIWKGAYTGFEKSIEEIESKRKTEYRPLLEILEKSGNINFWGESGSSGFIKTQPDSGYVFDIELNNTGGRRYLRNFRLKPLRERPYEPSIIDPITGLSPVPYTYVSQLSGNMRTDRTNSAMFYSDIRVYFNKLESESKGSKTLTISFLDSLNNTIDPKKFSSTDWEKLVHGFKHRFENNKVVYDVAYPIPLTAMATEYTDVTGNNAFMQFKFRRKGDFGIVEDNYFGLEFAIFEEGDWEIQFRFPNESPKFD from the coding sequence ATGAAATTATATCGTTCAATTAGGCAGGTTGTCCTTTGTGGGCTCGCATTGTTGGCATTGACATCTTGTGAAAAATATATTCCCACAGATCAAGATTCTTTAGGTGAAGATGTGGTCTATAGTATCACTGATTTTCAACCGGTTTTGGGGAGAAATACCTTTTATAATAGTATTGTCAATGTAGGACAAAACACTTCTCAACCCCTTTCATTTAAAATTGTCAATGTGCGTGATGTAGATGGTCAACCCGCTACGCTTTTCAATGATAAATTTCCTGTGAAAATCTGGAAAGGAGCCTATACGGGTTTTGAGAAATCTATTGAAGAAATCGAGAGTAAACGTAAAACGGAGTATCGCCCGTTATTGGAAATATTAGAGAAATCTGGAAATATCAACTTCTGGGGTGAGTCGGGTAGTTCTGGTTTCATAAAGACGCAACCCGATTCTGGATATGTCTTTGATATCGAATTGAATAATACGGGTGGTCGACGATATTTACGAAATTTCAGATTGAAACCACTACGTGAACGACCATATGAGCCAAGTATCATCGATCCGATTACTGGTCTATCGCCAGTTCCTTATACTTATGTGTCTCAGCTATCGGGTAATATGCGTACCGATAGAACAAATTCGGCCATGTTTTATTCTGATATACGGGTGTATTTTAACAAGTTAGAAAGTGAAAGTAAAGGATCTAAAACACTGACTATTTCATTTTTGGACTCCTTGAATAATACGATCGATCCTAAAAAATTCTCTTCTACCGATTGGGAAAAACTAGTGCATGGTTTTAAACACCGCTTTGAAAACAATAAGGTCGTATATGATGTCGCGTATCCTATCCCGTTAACGGCAATGGCAACAGAATATACCGATGTGACAGGAAACAATGCCTTTATGCAGTTCAAATTCCGTCGGAAAGGTGATTTTGGAATAGTGGAAGATAATTACTTTGGGTTGGAATTTGCCATTTTTGAAGAGGGTGATTGGGAAATCCAATTTCGATTCCCTAATGAATCCCCAAAATTTGATTGA
- a CDS encoding SusC/RagA family TonB-linked outer membrane protein — protein sequence MIILFTSMLGNALMAQTKLVKGTVKGADNKPLAGVSIRMENPKRDLGKTGGDGRFTISVPVNGVMIFTYQGYGTVKASVTASKNEYNIGMESKNQEIDEVVVVGYQQRKRETLTGSVVTISGKEIQDIPAGNFVDLLQGKVAGMNIQNNTGSPGMRGTIAVRGISNFNVSGSGDNTFLTPTSPLFVIDGVPIDDNSGYEYGFETAGPGISPISMIPPEDIEDITVLKDAQATALYGSRGAYGVILVRTKRGNSKIPLVQYQGQFFMSAVPQLRKVIGGRDERMIRVEQILMNDTTLAAALRRINDSPLLADSLNPYYNNSTDWQSYFYRNTYNQTHNVNISGGEQVFNYKVNMNYYDENGIIANTGFKRYTVQSNMQYEPNDRFRMMANVNANLAQNQMGSGNAMMQTGVGKSVNTTSLFPAPSLFSGSMGALSALNVDDQNKTGNYVTQVELQYEPIKGLRATSTLNYNYTTSTKDRYTPEMLMGNSSEIYGYYDNKSKVYNRNLLSYVKAVNEKHVFNIYGFTEMEISQSSANLNKIRGTANDQFQAGISYDTRNTIGGLLNSLNNYRSIAYAGNASYNYDSKYIVDLTYRVDGTSVTGGASPWTANPSVGFRWNFKKEKFMENISWWDTGFLRGSVGRTIQPTGTLSDLYGWYKIDDGRYNNRPTTSLDLKNAPNTDLVPQTTTQWSVGAEFGFFNSALYLTYETYYKQSDKILRSKAIANHNAFENVLTNEAAMVNMGHEVSLNFRPKLANSDWDLSGTATFALNRDYTTALPDGVRQLIQPDNDSGYDLPQFFRLGRNPLTFVLYDYNGVYRTDDEVPVNPLTGQRYRAGGDISEGKFFRAGDPIFTDINGDYILDENDLVFVGNSQPAVTGGLSIYTRYKNWSLRTQLSYTLDRDILNTALTDRFRNYDTPTGLKEGKPDYIPGAYVPLDAYNVWRQTGDNADYPNVSDFTRLSLYNPYRYNSTMFLEDGSYLKINSATLGYNFDRKWIQRYGLTSARINFTANNIYTFSKYAGPDPELVTGVGRDGSNGYPSKRTFSLGVSVQF from the coding sequence ATGATAATTCTTTTTACCAGTATGTTGGGGAATGCCTTGATGGCACAGACCAAGTTGGTAAAAGGAACGGTTAAAGGAGCCGATAATAAACCTTTAGCTGGGGTTTCCATTCGTATGGAAAATCCAAAAAGAGACCTTGGAAAGACAGGTGGAGATGGACGATTTACCATATCTGTACCTGTTAATGGCGTGATGATCTTTACTTACCAAGGGTATGGTACAGTGAAGGCCTCTGTGACTGCTTCCAAAAATGAATATAACATTGGAATGGAAAGCAAAAATCAAGAAATCGATGAAGTCGTCGTCGTTGGATATCAGCAACGTAAACGGGAAACATTAACGGGTTCCGTGGTGACGATTTCGGGTAAGGAAATTCAGGATATTCCTGCTGGTAATTTTGTGGATCTACTACAAGGTAAGGTGGCAGGTATGAACATCCAAAATAATACGGGTAGCCCTGGTATGAGAGGGACGATTGCTGTTCGTGGTATTTCAAATTTCAACGTGTCTGGAAGTGGTGATAATACGTTTTTGACACCGACCTCTCCGTTGTTTGTTATTGATGGTGTACCAATTGATGACAACTCCGGGTACGAATATGGTTTTGAAACGGCTGGTCCAGGCATATCACCAATTTCGATGATCCCACCTGAGGATATTGAAGATATTACGGTTTTGAAAGATGCCCAAGCAACTGCTTTGTATGGATCTCGTGGTGCCTATGGGGTGATATTGGTCAGAACAAAACGTGGTAATTCTAAAATACCTCTTGTACAATATCAAGGTCAATTCTTTATGAGTGCAGTACCGCAATTGCGGAAAGTAATCGGCGGAAGAGATGAACGAATGATACGTGTCGAACAGATCTTGATGAACGATACGACTTTGGCAGCAGCATTGAGACGTATTAATGACTCGCCATTATTGGCAGATAGTCTAAACCCATACTATAATAATTCGACAGACTGGCAATCGTATTTCTATAGAAATACCTATAATCAAACACATAATGTCAATATCTCTGGAGGTGAACAAGTGTTCAACTATAAGGTGAACATGAACTATTATGATGAGAATGGTATCATCGCCAATACCGGATTTAAACGGTATACCGTACAGTCAAATATGCAGTATGAACCCAATGATCGCTTCCGGATGATGGCCAATGTGAATGCCAATTTAGCCCAAAATCAAATGGGTAGCGGTAATGCCATGATGCAGACTGGAGTAGGTAAATCAGTCAATACCACTTCGCTATTTCCTGCTCCATCGCTTTTCTCGGGAAGTATGGGCGCATTATCTGCATTGAATGTCGATGATCAAAATAAAACTGGAAATTATGTAACACAAGTGGAACTGCAGTACGAACCGATTAAAGGGTTAAGAGCAACTTCAACCTTAAATTATAATTATACAACTTCGACAAAAGATCGCTATACGCCAGAAATGTTGATGGGAAATAGCTCAGAGATATACGGTTATTATGACAATAAAAGTAAGGTCTATAATCGGAATTTGCTTTCTTATGTAAAAGCAGTTAATGAGAAGCATGTGTTTAACATCTATGGGTTTACCGAAATGGAGATTTCTCAATCTTCGGCTAATTTGAATAAAATTAGAGGAACAGCTAACGACCAATTTCAAGCAGGTATAAGTTACGATACTCGTAATACGATTGGTGGATTGTTGAATAGTCTCAATAATTACCGTTCGATCGCATATGCCGGGAACGCATCTTACAACTACGATTCGAAGTATATTGTCGATTTAACCTATCGCGTAGATGGTACGTCGGTGACAGGGGGGGCTTCTCCTTGGACAGCTAACCCATCGGTTGGATTTCGTTGGAATTTCAAGAAAGAAAAATTTATGGAAAACATTTCCTGGTGGGATACCGGTTTTTTACGTGGATCAGTTGGACGTACCATACAGCCTACTGGAACACTGTCGGACCTATATGGATGGTATAAAATTGATGATGGTCGTTATAACAATAGACCAACGACTTCGTTGGATCTGAAAAATGCACCTAATACCGATCTGGTACCGCAAACAACGACGCAATGGTCGGTAGGGGCCGAATTTGGGTTCTTTAATAGTGCTTTATATTTAACTTATGAAACCTATTACAAACAATCGGACAAAATATTACGATCAAAGGCGATTGCCAATCATAATGCTTTCGAAAATGTGTTGACCAATGAGGCAGCTATGGTAAACATGGGTCACGAGGTGTCATTAAATTTTAGACCAAAATTAGCCAATTCGGATTGGGATTTGAGTGGTACGGCAACATTTGCCTTAAACCGAGATTATACCACCGCTTTACCTGATGGTGTGAGGCAGTTAATTCAACCTGATAATGATTCTGGTTATGACTTACCGCAGTTTTTTAGACTTGGAAGAAACCCATTGACATTTGTGTTATATGACTATAATGGTGTTTATAGAACTGATGATGAGGTGCCTGTCAATCCATTGACTGGACAACGTTACCGTGCAGGGGGTGATATTTCGGAAGGAAAATTCTTCCGTGCAGGAGATCCAATTTTTACCGATATCAATGGAGATTATATTCTGGATGAAAATGATTTGGTTTTTGTAGGTAATTCCCAACCTGCTGTAACAGGTGGACTTTCTATCTATACGAGATATAAAAATTGGTCTTTGCGCACACAATTATCTTATACTTTAGATCGTGATATCTTGAACACGGCTTTAACAGATAGATTCCGTAATTACGACACGCCTACAGGTCTAAAAGAAGGAAAACCTGATTATATTCCAGGTGCCTATGTCCCATTGGATGCCTATAATGTATGGCGTCAGACAGGGGATAATGCCGACTATCCGAATGTTTCAGATTTCACAAGACTTTCACTCTATAACCCATACCGCTATAATTCGACCATGTTCTTGGAAGATGGATCATATCTAAAAATCAATTCAGCTACTTTGGGTTATAATTTTGATCGCAAGTGGATTCAACGCTATGGACTGACTTCGGCACGGATTAATTTCACAGCAAATAATATCTATACTTTCAGTAAATATGCCGGACCTGACCCTGAGTTGGTGACTGGAGTAGGTCGTGATGGATCAAATGGATATCCGAGTAAAAGAACCTTTTCTTTAGGTGTTAGTGTACAATTTTAA
- a CDS encoding RagB/SusD family nutrient uptake outer membrane protein, producing MKKVFLYTLLLGATLGLSSCGKDFLNITQIDKLTGNNYWTNKGDVEQYMGGIYATFRKATMDNIFFPASGDMRCAPINRSSATTGAGRDYISYLRQNNINAIMARTSVDLDYNFSFFNFPEITKWNNFYKMVQNANIVIYQIDNMEMPFLSEDQKMIYKAEAVFLRSLAYFFMVRIYGDIPYYTTVNTDPLPRTNMITVLKNISADLDASYQHLPWTYDDPSIIAVKAMRGSALALNMHINMWIAGFTNEDKAPLYEKVAEMGRELMEDNGGAYELLSLTRTREIFKGRTKEGLFEIVQNFNYGESFSLAASYSDYVLHAPNKITQKSYIFYDPKFMEKMYPAAGQDLRKTYWFDEDIYATNGDFQCLKFANVFMEEGEDNNPDDNQMIFRYADPILLRAEALAELQRDAEARAVVNVIRNRAEAGVITDSGADLKDAIWWERVRELLGEGNFYYDLVRTKKVINSEFTSAPMSVGAFNAGGWTWPIDKSALTNNPFMRLNNYWN from the coding sequence ATGAAAAAAGTATTTTTATATACACTACTATTAGGCGCAACTTTAGGGTTATCTTCTTGTGGGAAGGATTTCTTAAATATTACCCAAATTGATAAATTGACCGGTAATAATTATTGGACCAATAAAGGTGATGTGGAGCAATACATGGGTGGAATCTATGCGACTTTTAGAAAAGCTACCATGGATAATATATTTTTTCCAGCTTCGGGAGACATGCGTTGTGCGCCCATAAATCGATCAAGTGCAACAACTGGGGCAGGAAGGGATTATATTTCCTATTTGAGACAGAATAATATCAACGCCATTATGGCAAGGACTTCGGTAGATCTGGATTACAATTTCTCCTTTTTTAATTTTCCTGAAATTACCAAATGGAATAATTTTTATAAAATGGTGCAAAATGCCAATATCGTTATTTATCAAATAGATAATATGGAAATGCCATTCTTGTCAGAAGATCAGAAAATGATCTATAAGGCCGAAGCGGTATTTTTAAGATCCTTGGCTTATTTCTTTATGGTGCGTATTTACGGTGATATACCTTATTATACGACTGTCAATACAGATCCATTACCGAGAACCAATATGATTACGGTATTGAAAAATATATCAGCAGATCTGGATGCATCTTATCAGCATCTTCCATGGACCTATGATGATCCTTCTATCATTGCGGTGAAAGCAATGCGCGGAAGTGCTTTGGCCTTGAATATGCACATCAATATGTGGATAGCGGGTTTTACAAATGAGGATAAAGCACCCTTATATGAAAAGGTAGCAGAAATGGGCAGAGAACTGATGGAGGATAATGGTGGAGCCTATGAACTGTTGAGTTTGACCCGTACAAGAGAGATTTTTAAAGGTCGTACCAAAGAGGGTTTATTTGAAATTGTGCAGAACTTTAATTACGGCGAGAGTTTTTCGCTTGCAGCGTCTTATTCCGATTATGTTCTCCATGCTCCAAATAAGATTACCCAAAAGTCCTATATTTTCTATGATCCAAAATTTATGGAGAAAATGTATCCAGCAGCTGGTCAGGATTTGAGAAAAACATATTGGTTTGATGAAGATATATACGCGACAAATGGAGATTTTCAATGTCTGAAATTTGCGAATGTTTTTATGGAAGAAGGGGAGGATAATAATCCCGATGACAACCAGATGATCTTTCGTTATGCAGACCCTATTTTATTACGTGCCGAAGCTTTGGCTGAATTGCAGCGTGATGCAGAAGCGAGAGCTGTTGTCAATGTCATCCGTAATCGTGCTGAGGCTGGAGTTATTACCGATTCGGGTGCAGACTTAAAAGATGCTATCTGGTGGGAGCGTGTCCGCGAGCTGCTTGGAGAGGGTAATTTTTATTATGATCTGGTCAGGACAAAAAAAGTGATCAATTCGGAGTTTACCTCTGCGCCTATGTCGGTGGGAGCTTTTAATGCTGGTGGATGGACTTGGCCTATTGATAAGTCGGCATTAACAAACAATCCATTCATGCGTTTGAACAACTATTGGAACTAA
- a CDS encoding fasciclin domain-containing protein, with protein MKNLLKNSVFLLVMLLIFTACKKEDYMDTGVHNPNYNGTVWQFLESRPDLFDTLTVALKIAKLDDILKNEEVTFFAPPDPSILKSVWLLNEALFRSGQDSITSLDQIKPEIWRKYLSQYIMKGKYVAKDFTQLDTLKLDSYPGGVFKTIDGKDMNIGVFYNDVKSSDKQVIKYAGYRQLYLNYPYAIPGLEEFLLPFVTAPVATSDIQPTNGVLHVLQFSKHALGFRSYLFAEDAMVQGILPKTDLTEL; from the coding sequence ATGAAAAATTTGTTAAAAAATAGTGTATTTCTCTTGGTTATGCTGTTGATTTTTACAGCCTGTAAAAAAGAGGACTATATGGACACTGGTGTGCACAACCCTAACTATAACGGTACCGTATGGCAGTTCCTGGAAAGCAGACCAGATCTGTTCGATACATTGACCGTAGCGCTTAAAATCGCAAAACTGGACGATATACTTAAGAATGAGGAGGTTACATTTTTTGCTCCCCCAGATCCATCCATCTTGAAATCTGTTTGGCTACTGAACGAAGCTCTATTTCGAAGTGGACAAGATTCCATTACGTCACTGGATCAAATTAAACCAGAGATTTGGCGTAAATATCTTTCTCAATATATCATGAAAGGGAAATATGTAGCCAAAGATTTTACACAGTTAGATACCTTGAAATTGGATTCTTATCCAGGAGGAGTATTTAAAACGATTGACGGAAAAGATATGAACATCGGTGTATTTTATAATGATGTCAAATCTTCGGATAAGCAGGTTATCAAGTATGCAGGTTATCGTCAATTATACTTGAATTATCCTTACGCTATCCCTGGTCTAGAAGAGTTTCTCCTGCCTTTTGTTACTGCACCTGTTGCTACTTCAGATATTCAACCTACCAATGGTGTTTTGCATGTGCTGCAGTTTTCAAAGCATGCACTAGGATTTCGGAGTTATCTATTTGCAGAAGATGCAATGGTACAGGGCATATTACCTAAAACTGATTTGACTGAATTATGA
- a CDS encoding DUF5008 domain-containing protein has protein sequence MMIRLKLEKLWQATAVLVFAFSSCSKDIALGTDPYAGGKESLGVGFYTNYASPEVAKPGELVDFYVKGLKPYLDNIEFTINNTKVEVVSAKDSLVTIRVPAQISSGDAKIIVDGQVFYGPRLEVEGNAALDENYGIVNGFLGSVYDILPNAGGFIITGSFINFENEAVDNVPEDKKVFRNGIHFIGADGKSNDAMKFGEGVKSGTINSIAKTSDGKFVIGGGFSTFNKRGVYNIARLNSGGSLDTMIVDVINTTDDPKNSLDTVSAFNGGVLSYPIQRVFTMADNKIVAVGNFKTYYKIDYTYSSRDNRRYLVTEARNVIRMLPDGSLDSTFALNNLGANGSISDAALIDNERILIIGSFTSYNGSPAPGIACIKSDGSVDPAFNLSGNIERIFSVTYNALLKKIAISGLIHKLGHGGKVNGVAVLNTDGSIDNQFVLGDIGNTVANFAQILDNGRVVVKGTFETYNGIGRPSLLLLEKDGSLVQKYNSQAPFSGTVYKIVETKSSLGLPALLIGGSIYQYGSKSIGNLFRLEVKE, from the coding sequence ATGATGATAAGATTAAAATTGGAAAAATTATGGCAAGCAACTGCAGTTCTTGTATTTGCATTCTCTTCTTGTTCGAAAGATATTGCCTTGGGTACAGATCCTTATGCTGGAGGTAAGGAATCTCTAGGGGTGGGATTTTACACCAATTATGCAAGTCCAGAAGTGGCTAAGCCTGGTGAATTGGTCGATTTTTATGTAAAAGGATTAAAACCTTATTTGGATAATATCGAATTTACGATAAACAATACCAAGGTCGAGGTTGTCTCGGCAAAAGATTCATTGGTGACCATAAGGGTCCCTGCGCAAATTTCCTCTGGAGACGCTAAGATTATCGTAGATGGACAGGTTTTCTATGGACCTCGGTTAGAAGTAGAGGGAAATGCAGCATTAGATGAAAACTATGGAATAGTTAACGGATTTTTAGGTTCGGTCTATGATATCTTACCTAATGCTGGAGGTTTTATTATAACAGGATCTTTTATCAATTTCGAAAATGAGGCTGTTGATAATGTCCCTGAGGATAAAAAGGTTTTTCGCAATGGTATACACTTTATCGGTGCTGATGGTAAGAGTAATGATGCGATGAAGTTTGGTGAGGGTGTAAAATCTGGAACTATCAATTCGATAGCCAAAACATCTGACGGAAAATTTGTTATCGGGGGAGGGTTTAGCACGTTCAACAAAAGAGGTGTCTATAATATTGCCCGATTAAATTCTGGAGGTAGTTTGGATACCATGATTGTCGATGTAATCAATACAACGGATGATCCTAAAAATTCACTCGATACGGTTTCAGCTTTCAATGGTGGTGTTTTATCCTATCCAATTCAACGTGTATTCACCATGGCGGACAACAAGATTGTAGCTGTAGGGAACTTTAAAACGTATTATAAAATTGATTATACCTACTCCTCTCGTGACAATAGAAGATACTTAGTGACTGAGGCAAGGAATGTTATCAGGATGTTGCCTGATGGTTCTTTGGATTCGACTTTTGCACTGAATAATCTAGGTGCAAATGGTAGTATCTCTGATGCCGCATTGATTGATAATGAGCGCATACTGATTATAGGGTCGTTTACGAGCTATAACGGCTCACCTGCTCCAGGGATCGCTTGTATCAAATCCGATGGTTCGGTTGATCCTGCTTTCAATTTAAGTGGTAACATCGAACGTATATTTAGTGTGACCTATAATGCGCTTTTGAAAAAAATTGCGATTTCGGGTTTGATTCACAAATTAGGACATGGTGGTAAAGTGAACGGTGTTGCGGTTCTGAATACAGATGGATCTATCGATAATCAATTTGTATTAGGGGATATCGGTAATACTGTAGCCAATTTTGCGCAGATCTTAGACAATGGAAGGGTTGTGGTAAAAGGAACTTTTGAAACCTACAATGGTATTGGTCGTCCTAGTTTATTATTATTGGAAAAAGATGGTTCACTAGTACAAAAATACAACAGTCAGGCTCCTTTTTCGGGAACAGTGTACAAAATCGTGGAAACAAAGTCATCGCTTGGCTTACCAGCACTTTTAATTGGTGGTAGCATCTATCAATACGGAAGCAAGTCAATTGGCAATTTATTCCGTTTAGAAGTCAAAGAATAA
- a CDS encoding LamG-like jellyroll fold domain-containing protein, which yields MNKYITRLKNTLYVVGGIMLLVSCNKDFPNLLQNFNEAKDSPENRDKVLMVIIDGLAGPAVQDLEPVNLTEMTRSGMVTYGSLADPTVDFKLTNAAVASTLLTGVNAKKNKVTTDDLSNLDTDAYPTIFSRLKSVKKQEVSALYTSSDDYATYLGKDAHVQKGATDEAVVANAINGLKTDSADLNVVHLKAVDQAGAASGYDVSAAAYVEAIKKMDKQVQDLVNTIKARESYLHENWLVVITSGKGGDAETPVTDYTAFGDSKRHTYTLMYSPKFARKILPRPNAKDVPFFGNAPKYTYKENNQVVASLPDVSQFNMGSGSDWTITLFLKFNAPGKEYIYPAFLAKRESAFTAGSPGWNLFVEYGYWGFNSPISDQAFGTKINDGEWHALTTVIKRSGSQDSVYVYTDGTNASVASKVSQSSIKNNNSLDNEIPLEIGFNKGNGNRDPDFSICNLQIYNRAFTFEEVKQYGGVTHIDETFPFWDNLEGYWPGYDDVNTTKLTEKTGKAANFNIKGPVSWVSFNELVPFFQPPIGDSFFRQVPNAVDVPFMIYQWLGVSVESAWDLDGKSWSPNYAQIRK from the coding sequence ATGAACAAGTATATTACTAGATTAAAAAACACTTTATACGTTGTAGGGGGGATTATGCTTCTTGTATCGTGTAATAAGGATTTTCCAAATCTGCTTCAAAATTTTAATGAAGCTAAGGATAGTCCAGAAAATAGAGATAAAGTTTTGATGGTTATCATAGATGGATTGGCTGGTCCAGCAGTACAAGATCTAGAACCCGTCAATCTAACGGAAATGACCCGAAGCGGAATGGTGACTTATGGTAGTCTCGCCGATCCAACGGTAGATTTTAAATTGACGAATGCAGCTGTGGCATCTACCCTGTTAACAGGGGTGAATGCAAAGAAAAACAAGGTAACGACAGATGATTTATCAAACTTGGATACGGATGCTTATCCGACCATATTTAGCCGATTGAAATCTGTGAAAAAGCAAGAAGTATCGGCACTCTATACTTCTTCGGATGATTATGCGACTTACTTGGGAAAAGATGCGCATGTACAAAAGGGAGCTACTGATGAAGCGGTTGTGGCAAATGCTATTAATGGTTTAAAAACCGACTCTGCAGATTTAAATGTCGTGCATCTGAAAGCAGTAGACCAAGCTGGTGCGGCATCAGGGTATGATGTTTCTGCGGCTGCTTATGTCGAGGCTATCAAAAAAATGGACAAGCAGGTGCAGGATTTGGTAAATACCATCAAAGCGCGTGAAAGCTACCTGCATGAGAATTGGTTGGTCGTTATTACTTCTGGAAAAGGGGGAGATGCAGAGACACCGGTTACCGATTACACAGCTTTTGGAGATAGTAAACGCCATACGTATACGTTAATGTACTCGCCAAAATTTGCTAGAAAAATTTTACCAAGACCCAATGCTAAGGATGTGCCTTTTTTCGGAAATGCCCCAAAGTACACATACAAAGAAAATAATCAAGTGGTGGCGTCTTTACCTGATGTGAGTCAATTTAATATGGGCTCTGGATCCGATTGGACGATTACTTTATTCCTTAAATTTAATGCTCCAGGTAAAGAGTATATCTATCCTGCATTTTTAGCAAAGAGAGAGTCTGCATTTACAGCGGGTTCACCTGGCTGGAACTTATTTGTTGAATATGGTTATTGGGGTTTCAATAGTCCAATTTCTGATCAGGCTTTTGGCACAAAGATCAATGATGGTGAATGGCATGCATTGACCACGGTAATAAAACGAAGTGGTAGTCAAGATTCTGTATATGTATATACTGATGGCACCAACGCCTCTGTAGCATCTAAAGTATCGCAATCATCTATTAAAAACAACAATAGTTTAGATAATGAAATACCCTTAGAGATTGGTTTTAACAAGGGTAATGGAAATAGAGATCCTGATTTTTCTATCTGTAATTTACAGATTTATAATCGGGCATTTACGTTTGAAGAAGTGAAGCAATACGGTGGTGTGACGCATATTGATGAGACTTTTCCTTTTTGGGATAATCTAGAGGGATATTGGCCTGGATATGACGATGTAAATACAACTAAGTTGACAGAGAAGACTGGTAAGGCTGCTAACTTTAACATTAAGGGCCCTGTGTCATGGGTAAGTTTCAATGAGCTGGTGCCATTTTTTCAACCACCAATTGGTGATTCATTTTTTCGTCAGGTACCTAATGCAGTGGATGTCCCATTTATGATTTATCAATGGCTGGGTGTTTCAGTTGAAAGCGCATGGGATCTAGATGGTAAAAGCTGGAGCCCCAATTATGCACAAATAAGAAAGTAA